One Triticum dicoccoides isolate Atlit2015 ecotype Zavitan chromosome 5B, WEW_v2.0, whole genome shotgun sequence genomic window carries:
- the LOC119307800 gene encoding intermediate cleaving peptidase 55, mitochondrial-like isoform X1, with protein sequence MATAARFLRRTLRASEVASRLLSTSHSIVRRVAYTTGGIIDVGQPTPKSHPELLADEEITPGITSEEYISRRKKLVDALPEKSLAIIASADQQMMTDVVPYSFRQNGDYLYITGCTQPGGVAVLSKETGLCMFMPDKHKEDVVWEGQTAGVEAAVDFFKADKAFPLSEMKKILPEMIEQSKVVYHNAKASTSSYRNFDAFRRASLNNKVKDLTHYTDELRWIKSKSEIKLMRESASIVSQSLLQTMLLSRTHREESQLAAKIEYECKMRGAQRMAFHPVVGGGVNGSVVHYSRNDKKIKSGDLVLMDVGCEYHGYLSDLTRTWPPCGRFSAAQEELYSLILETNKECIKLCKPGTSIREIHHHSVKMLISGFQELGIIGKGKSIQYNYLNPTSIGHSLGMDIHDSTSLAFDKPLEPGVVITIEPGIYIPSVPILNEKAPDRFRGIGIRIEDKVLITENGHEVLTASVPKEIPHLTTLINMGGGGSMTESHEARAACN encoded by the exons atggcgacggcggcgcgaTTCTTGCGAAGGACGCTGCGAGCAAGCGAG GTGGCGTCTCGGTTGTTATCTACCTCTCACAGTATAGTTAGGCGTGTTGCATACACTACCGGGGGAATAATTGATGTTGGCCAACCAACACCCAAATCTCATCCTGAG TTATTAGCTGATGAGGAGATTACACCAGGCATCACAAGTGAGGAGTACATATCCAGAAGAAAAAAGCTTGTGGATGCTTTACCAGAGAAGAGCTTGGCCATAATTGCATCTGCAGATCAGCAGATGATGACTGATGTAGTTCCGTACTCATTCAGACAGAATGGTGATTACCTGTACATTACAGGTTGTACACAACCTGGTGGTGTAGCAGTTTTAAGTAAGGAAACTGGTTTATGCATGTTCATGCCAGATAAACATAAGGAG GATGTAGTTTGGGAAGGTCAGACTGCTGGAGTTGAAGCAGCTGTGGATTTCTTCAAGGCAGATAAAGCATTTCCACTTAGTGAGATGAAAAAG ATCCTTCCTGAAATGATTGAGCAATCAAAAGTGGTGTATCACAATGCAAAGGCATCCACATCTTCTTATAGGAACTTTGATGCCTTCCGCAGGGCATCACTCAACAATAAAGTAAAAGATCTTACGCATTACACTGATGAACTGCGGTGGATCAAGTCAAAATCGGAAATCAAGTTGATGAGGGAGTCAGCATCTATTGTTTCTCAG TCTCTTTTGCAGACAATGTTgctctcaaggacccacagagaggaaAGCCAGTTAGCTGCTAAAATAGAGTATGAGTGCAAAATGAGAGGTGCCCAAAGAATGGC GTTCCATCCTGTAGTTGGTGGTGGAGTAAATGGCAGTGTTGTACATTACTCAAGAAATGATAAGAAG ATCAAATCGGGTGATCTTGTCCTCATGGATGTTGGATGTGAGTACCATGGCTACCTTAGTGACCTGACACGGACATGGCCGCCCTGTGGTAGATTTTCAGCTGCTCAG GAAGAACTGTACAGTTTAATACTGGAGACAAATAAGGAATGCATAAAGCTTTGTAAACCAGGCACGAGCATTAGAGAGATACACCATCATTCG GTCAAGATGTTGATAAGCGGATTCCAAGAACTTGGAATTATAGGGAAGGGCAAATCTATCCAATACAATTATTTGAATCCAACCTCAATAG GTCATTCTTTGGGAATGGATATTCATGACTCCACGAGCCTCGCCTTCGACAAACCCTTGGAGCCAGGCGTT GTAATAACCATTGAACCGGGGATCTACATTCCCTCGGTCCCGATACTCAACGAGAAGGCCCCGGACAGGTTCCGGGGCATCGGAATAAGGATCGAGGACAAGGTCCTCATCACCGAGAACGGTCACGAG GTGTTGACGGCGTCGGTGCCGAAGGAGATCCCCCACCTCACCACCCTGATCAACATGGGCGGTGGTGGCTCCATGACGGAATCCCATGAAGCGAGAGCTGCTTGCAACTAA
- the LOC119307800 gene encoding intermediate cleaving peptidase 55, mitochondrial-like isoform X2, with product MMTDVVPYSFRQNGDYLYITGCTQPGGVAVLSKETGLCMFMPDKHKEDVVWEGQTAGVEAAVDFFKADKAFPLSEMKKILPEMIEQSKVVYHNAKASTSSYRNFDAFRRASLNNKVKDLTHYTDELRWIKSKSEIKLMRESASIVSQSLLQTMLLSRTHREESQLAAKIEYECKMRGAQRMAFHPVVGGGVNGSVVHYSRNDKKIKSGDLVLMDVGCEYHGYLSDLTRTWPPCGRFSAAQEELYSLILETNKECIKLCKPGTSIREIHHHSVKMLISGFQELGIIGKGKSIQYNYLNPTSIGHSLGMDIHDSTSLAFDKPLEPGVVITIEPGIYIPSVPILNEKAPDRFRGIGIRIEDKVLITENGHEVLTASVPKEIPHLTTLINMGGGGSMTESHEARAACN from the exons ATGATGACTGATGTAGTTCCGTACTCATTCAGACAGAATGGTGATTACCTGTACATTACAGGTTGTACACAACCTGGTGGTGTAGCAGTTTTAAGTAAGGAAACTGGTTTATGCATGTTCATGCCAGATAAACATAAGGAG GATGTAGTTTGGGAAGGTCAGACTGCTGGAGTTGAAGCAGCTGTGGATTTCTTCAAGGCAGATAAAGCATTTCCACTTAGTGAGATGAAAAAG ATCCTTCCTGAAATGATTGAGCAATCAAAAGTGGTGTATCACAATGCAAAGGCATCCACATCTTCTTATAGGAACTTTGATGCCTTCCGCAGGGCATCACTCAACAATAAAGTAAAAGATCTTACGCATTACACTGATGAACTGCGGTGGATCAAGTCAAAATCGGAAATCAAGTTGATGAGGGAGTCAGCATCTATTGTTTCTCAG TCTCTTTTGCAGACAATGTTgctctcaaggacccacagagaggaaAGCCAGTTAGCTGCTAAAATAGAGTATGAGTGCAAAATGAGAGGTGCCCAAAGAATGGC GTTCCATCCTGTAGTTGGTGGTGGAGTAAATGGCAGTGTTGTACATTACTCAAGAAATGATAAGAAG ATCAAATCGGGTGATCTTGTCCTCATGGATGTTGGATGTGAGTACCATGGCTACCTTAGTGACCTGACACGGACATGGCCGCCCTGTGGTAGATTTTCAGCTGCTCAG GAAGAACTGTACAGTTTAATACTGGAGACAAATAAGGAATGCATAAAGCTTTGTAAACCAGGCACGAGCATTAGAGAGATACACCATCATTCG GTCAAGATGTTGATAAGCGGATTCCAAGAACTTGGAATTATAGGGAAGGGCAAATCTATCCAATACAATTATTTGAATCCAACCTCAATAG GTCATTCTTTGGGAATGGATATTCATGACTCCACGAGCCTCGCCTTCGACAAACCCTTGGAGCCAGGCGTT GTAATAACCATTGAACCGGGGATCTACATTCCCTCGGTCCCGATACTCAACGAGAAGGCCCCGGACAGGTTCCGGGGCATCGGAATAAGGATCGAGGACAAGGTCCTCATCACCGAGAACGGTCACGAG GTGTTGACGGCGTCGGTGCCGAAGGAGATCCCCCACCTCACCACCCTGATCAACATGGGCGGTGGTGGCTCCATGACGGAATCCCATGAAGCGAGAGCTGCTTGCAACTAA